In the genome of Oncorhynchus nerka isolate Pitt River linkage group LG4, Oner_Uvic_2.0, whole genome shotgun sequence, the window CATATACTGTAGTTCTTGACTTGACTTTTTTTTCGTGAATGATTTGATTTCTGTCTAGAGAAACAGCGTCCACCCTCGAAATGTTGGTTAATTTCTCTGCACTACCTACTAGGTCTGTctataatgtggtgtggtgtgtgtgtgtgtgtatgtagaccAAACCAGGTGTAATGCCTGGGTGTTAGATGGGGATCTGTACCATAAAGGTCTGCAGTCTGTTGCTGTGCAACGAGAGGCGCTTGGTGACTCGTTGCTATTGATTACTGTGGACCTGTCGCGGCCGTGGGTCGCCATGGAATCGCTTCAGAAGTGGGCGGCTGTCGCTAGGGAACATATCGACAAGCTCCGGGTCCCCCCGGAAACACTGAGGGAGCTGGAGAACAGAAGTGAGTCAAACACACGTCATATTTTACCCTCTGACCTCTAAACAGGACCCTAAACAGGTCCTAGACCTAACCCTGAACAGGCTGGTACCAGATATATTATTGGCTTGCTCAGCTGACTTTTAGATAGCCACTGAAACTGTGCTGCAGAGGACTATTTGGACATTGTTAAAAGGGTTTTAACCAACTGCACAAAAATAAGACTGTCTAAAGCTCgctttccatccaattggcgacagatttttaTGCAAATATGCATAAAGAAAATATTCACATTTCCCCAGCAGTGGTGTGTTTCTACCAAACTGACATGTTGCGGCTAAaaagcagtgtgtgatgatgtagtgcacatttttaaagcagtgtgtgatgatgtagtgcacatTTTTAAAGGTACTTTTTTACTTAAGttttcatgtaccgaataaaaatcgcatccatcgcattttcaactctaccaatGGTTTTGTTGCGTTATTTagcaaatgtgcccactctggtcttgaCACCTGCGTTCTAGCCAACAGCTctcagatacagtgcaggtagaCTAGTCTACATGaagagattattatggataaaagGCAGTTAAGCGTCGATCAtcgtgtcaccagaataagaccatcGATATTTTTTGGAAAGCAGCATTAAGCTcatcaccctgtgaagttcatcgtaatttatttaatctgtagcctaataaactgcatggtttcctgagacgtagtgggaggaccacacaccatatcatcacgtttacttcgatatgatggttattatataaatatttgcCCATAAAGGCCTTTCCACCGCCATTTCCCGCATTattcattttacagacacaaaaatatcccaccatgtcgaacgaacaaatTGTCTGTCGACATTTATGAAATTGTACTGACAcatcggggcggcaggtagcctactggttaaagcgttgggccagtaaccgaaaggttgctagatcgaatccctgagctgacaaggttaaaaaaatctgttgttctgctcctgaacaaggcagttaacccactcttcttaggccgtcattgtaaataagattttgttcttaactgacttgcccagttaaataaaggtaaaataaaaaaatatttaaaaaatcagcTGGTCatgactttttattttattttatttctatgTGTAATTCATCTGCATTAAATGTTCGGAtaacctggggcctcatttatcaataTTGTGTAGAAACTATTCTAAAATACTGCTTACGAATGGAATTGATAATGGTCGTACACATAGAAAAAGTGTGATTTATCAAAGAATCCTATAAGAGTCATATACACACCGTAGGAGAGAACCATTTGATAAATAACAATTGTTCTCAGTGCTTTTGCACGACCTTGGCTGTTCTCATTTCAAAACGCCCGTAATTAACCGTATGGTCAAAGTCATCCATTTAAACCGTGGAGAATGTACAACgccttaccgtgaaatacaaCGGCGCAACCAAAAAAAGCTAACAAAAATGACTAGAACCAAAAGGTTTTATTTGGCTCGCTCAGTTGTGGCTTGACCAGTAAAAATGAAAACATAGCAACAAAGAGAGTTCCATTAAGACAATTGAGTTGCTTTAGCAATGGCAAATATACATCAAATAATAAGCCAGCCAACCTCAACAGCTCCCTCAAGTATGCTTTTAGGCCAACATTGCTGTTCTGCAGAATGAACGAGTCGCGCGTGATTTCATAGTGATGTGGGTGTCGTCTATTGGTCCGTTCGTATTTGGGAACCCATTACTTTTCCTGCTGAAAAGTGCCCATTGCCAAATACCCGAGGGTGGATAGCACTTGGAAGTGCACCTGAATGGCATGTGTTTGCTATTTTATAGTAGTTATTAAGTCCTCACAAATATCCTATTCGACTGGCTCATCAGATATCGTTTCCAAAAACCAATCTGTACTTTCTGCAGAAAAAGTCCCACCTGTCTCTAAAAACGAGTAAGATCAGCCATCTCTCATTCCAGTTCCCATTATCTGTCTTTTATAGGATTTACATAATGCTTTCACTTTTACATGTATCTCTAATTTAACATTTGACTGTATAGGGGTTATTATTGTAACAAATGACTGTATAGGGATTATTATTGTAACAAATGACTGTATAGGGGTTATTATTGTAACAAATGACTGTATAGGGGTTATTATTGTAACGAATGACTGTATAGGGGTTATTATTGTAACAAATGACTGTATAGGGGTTATTATTGTAACGAATGACTGTATAGGGGTTATTATTGTAACAAATGACTGTATAGGGATTATTATTGTAACAAATGACTGTATAGGGGTTATTATTGTAACAAATGACTGTATAGGGGTTATTATTGTAACAAATGACTGTATAGGGGTTATTATTGTAACAAATGACTGTATAGGGGTTATTATTGTAACAAATGACTGTATAGGGGTTATTATTGTAACAAATGACTGTATAGGGATTATTATTGTAACAAATGACTGTATAGGGGTTATTATTGTAACAAATGACTGTATAGGGGTTATTATTGTAACAAATGACTGTATAGGGGTTATTATTGTAACAAATGACTGTATAGGGGTTATTATTGTAACAAATGACTGTATAGGGGTTATTATTGTAACAAATGACTGTATAGGGGTTATTATTGTAACAAATGACTGTATAGGGGTTATTATTGTAACAAATGACTGTATAGGGATTATTATTGTAACAAATGACTGTATAGGGATTATTATTGTAACAAATGACTGTATAGGGGTTATTATTGTAACAAATGACTGTATAGGGGTTATTATTGTAACAAATGACTGTATAGGGGTTATTATTGTAACAAATGACTGTATAGGGGTTATTATTGTAACAAATGACTGTATAGGGGTTATTATTGTAACAAATGACTGTATAGGGGTTATTATTGTAACAAATGACTGTATAGGGGTTATTATTGTAACAAATGACTGTATAGGGGTTATTATTGTAACAAATGACTGTATAGGGATTATTATTGTAACAAATGACTGTATAGGGATTATTATTGTAACAAATGACTGTATAGGGAGTATTATTGTAACAAATGACTGTAGGGATTATTATTGTAACAAATGACTGTATAGGGGTTATTGTAACAAATGACTGTTTAGGGGTTATTATTGTAACAAATGACTGTATAGGGGTTATTATTGTAACAAATGACTGTATAGGGATTATTGTAACAAATGACTGTAGGGATTATTGTAACAAATGCACTGATGTGGTCAAAATTATGTTGATGTTGCATTATTTCACAATGGAGATACAATGACATAgctttttacattttttgaaTCTATTATTACTCTCCCAAATTCACACATTTTCCATATATATTTTCCCCAGTCTATTCTTGACAAGCAGTTTCCTTATTCCACCACTTGGCACTGTGCATGCGCATGGTCATGGCTAAGTAAATGTTCATATGGATAAATCTCACACTTTGCGTGAAAATAATCCCACGCATGGTTTACGCACAGATTTGTGCCTACGCACAGTGGATAAATGAGGCCCCTGCTTTGTGACTGTCTGTAGTGGCCAGACAGTTCCAGGAGTATGTGGATCCTGGCTGGGAGGAGAGCGCCCCccagaggaggagtgaggaggaggagaacgttctgctgccgcTCGGcgaaaacacactcacacacaacctGGGACTACCCATGGTGGTGGTCTGCACTAAGGTACGAACACACAACCTGGGACTACCCATGGTGGTGGTCTGCACTAAGGTACGAACACACAACCTGGGACTACCCATGGTGGTGGTCTGCACTAAGGTACGAACACACAACCTGGGACTACCCATGGTGGTGGTCTGCACTAAGGTACGAACACACAACCTGGGACTACCCATGGTGGTGGTCTGCACTAAGGTACGAACACACAACCTGGGACTACCCATGGTGGTGGTCTGCACTAAGGTACGAACACACAACCTGGGACTACCCATGGTGGTGGTCTGCACTAAggtacgaacacacacacactggagttgTCCCTATTCTATCTGTTTCGCTGTGATGTCATCAGTTGGCTGGAGAAGGAGCATGACTACATATATTACCTATGACCTCTAACCTGTGTGTGTTGCAGTGCGATGCCATCAGTACGTTGGAGAAGGAGTATGACTACAAAGACGAACACCTGGACTTCATCCAGTCATACATCAGACGCTTCTGTCTACAGTGtatcctttacacacacacacacagtcctgtataaCTATACCTCTagactaggcggtgtcagaggaaggcccaaacaattgtcaaagaccccagtcacCCAATTCATCgactcttctctctgctaccgcacggcaagcggtaccggagcgacaAGTCTagttccaaaaggctccttaacagcttctacccccaagccataagactgctgaacaattaatcaaatggccacccagactattttccACTCTACCTTGTGGAGACACAcgattcagtcccattcaaaatcctattttccctaacctctaattctaaggGTGTTTTCACAATTGGTCCCTTTCAGCTTATTTCTGTAAACTTAGTGCGGTTCGCTTCATTTTTTTGTGCAGTATGAACACTCCAAGGAACTCAGACCCCTTAAAAGAGTGCAAAGCAAACCGCAAACCGAACTGAGACCATCTCGAGAGGTGGTCTGAGTTCGGTTCGCTTGAATTCCGTGGACTGGTTCCACGTTACTCGGGAGGCCTACGGCTTATATCTTTACTAAATGCAATTTATGAGCTTCCAAAATGTAAGcaggtatacagttgaagtcgtaagtttacatacagtggggcaaaaaagtatttagtcagccaccaattgtgcaagttctcccacttaaaaagatgaggggcctgtaattttcatcatagttacacttcaactatgacagacaaaatgagagaaaaaaatccagaaaatcacatcgttggatttttaatgaatttatttgcaaattatggtggaaaataagtatttggtcacctacaaacaagcaagatttctggctctcacagacctgtaacttcttctttaagaggctcctctgtcctccactcgttacctgtataagcAGCTTGATGGAATGGTTTGTCCTGCACTTTTTAAAAACACAGAGCACATTGAGTGAATGTTGGAAAAATATATTGGTTCCTTTCTAGACATAGCAATGTGAATGCAAAGAGGAAATCTGTCCACAAAATAGTTGAAGTTAATTGGAAAAAGAGTTCACAGGTAAGGGCATTGTGAATTTGAAGAGAACTGAGTTATTAAGCCCCCCAGAGATCACTTTAAATAGGACTGAGGTCGGTTCTTTCAAAGACGACTGTATGTGAAAacaccctaaccttaaacccagCCTTGAACCCAAAACTTAACCCAGCTCCTTAACATAATTCTAACaataattctaaccttaaccttaaaccccccagaaatagcatttgacctggTAGGAGTAACAAAATGTCCCAgctggtccccacaagtataatTAAACACGTCCACAtacacacgtgcgcacacacactttAACTCTGATCACTTTTTCGTAGCATCATACTAACCCCGACTCCATCTGCATGCAGTGTaaaggtagagacaacatggCGGTTAATTTCTTTGTGCCTGCCTTGGATCGTGTAGTGAGTGATACTGTCCTTAATGCTGTGTCAGACGGGGCATCTCTGCTGTATACGTCGGTTAAGGAAATGAAGAATGTGGATGTTCTGTATAAATACCTGGTTCACAGACTTTACGGTttccccttccactaccctgCTCAACTGGTGGAGAAAGACACAGTCTTCatgtaagtgtgtgtgagtgtaaccCTGTGTTCTTTAAGTTTGCGTGTGTGTCACCCTGTCTTCTTTCAGTCCGTCAGGGTGGGATAATGAAAATAAGATATCTATCCTCCATGAGAACTTCCAAACGCTGAAACTAGACGACATCTTTGAGGAGGTCATCGTCAAACCGCCTGTCAGAAAGGTACGACCTTTAACCCCTCACCTCTATCTTGTAATTCCCAAAAAGACTGTTAGTGAACGTCACATTTTCCATTGTATTCTAAACTATAATGATAGATGAATTAATAggaatctctctccccctctctcgttgTGGACATCCTCTCCTATGTCAGTTTGTTCATGAGAAGGAGATTCAGGCTGAAGATGACCAGGTGTTTCTGCTCAAGCTGCAGGTGAGACTTGACACATGGTGACGTGTGTgggtgttgctctctctctctctctaatgtgtgtctttgtggtttcAGTCGCTGCTCTCCAAACAACCTCCTGCATCTGCCGGACGACCAGGGGTAAGtttatctctctttcttctgtctgtctctctctttgtcctattttctctcttttcctcctttctttctctctctctttaagatACTGGAAACTGATgtgatcttgtgtgtgtgtgtgtgacaggagtCCAGCAGTAGTAGAGGTCCCAGTGGTTCTCCCAGGACCAGTAATCGTTCAGCTGCAGCCAACGTAGCTAACACCATGCCCCAATCAGGTACGCCATGCCCTGTGCCCCAATCAGATACCTCATGCCCCAATCAGGTACTACATGACGTGAATGTGTGTAGCTAATGCCACACCCTACAGCAGAAAAGCAATTAGGTATTTTACCACAGACCCTGCTCAAATGTTGCACCTTTTTGTATGACATTCTCCAaccctccctgtgtgtgtagcAGGTCAGACCAGTGAGGGGGTGCTGGCTAACTTCTTCAACAGTCTTCTGACCAAGAAGGCCGGAGCATCGCCGCCGGGCAACAGCACACCAGGGACTGTTCGCAAGtcaggtaggacacacacacacacaacgttatTATATAGGCAGAAGGGGTGTGTGTGCCCTGTGTCGCCCTCTCGTGGTTTAAAATATAAATCCAGACAGAGCTGAgtagttgtgtatgtgtgttgcagGTTCTAAGCTGGGTCTGAGTGATGTCCAGGCAGAGTTGGACAGGATCAGCTGCAGAGAGAATGATGAGACCAACAACAGCAACActaacaaccctaaccccagtaCTGAGACCAACGAAGAACAGACATGAACAGaccacctccctcttcctcccccctaCCTCACCCCCCCCAGACCATACGTGAAGAGAACAAATCTCACCCTCCACCCCCAGACATaccccagaccagaccacatGAAAAATCCACCTCCCCTACCTTACCCCCTCCTCACACCCCCAGGCCATTACATGAAGAGACCAGACCTCACCCTCCTCCCATTCTCACCTCTCCtgacctcccctcctcaccccccagTGAGACCACCACATACCAGACATGAAGACACGTCAGCCCTACCTCATTCCCCAGACCATACATGGAGACCAGACCTCACCCCAACAGGCCAGAACAGATTAGATATGAAGACCTTCTTCAGGACGGAGAGGtatggggatggagagggagggaggaggaagaagagagagggagagtgggagcaggagggggagagagatggacaggtatggggatggatggatggatggagggagagagagatggacaggtatGGGGAtcgatggagagagggagcagggggagagagggagcagggggaagagagtgaTGGACAGGTatggggagcagggggagagagggagcagggggaagagagtgaTGGACaggtatggggagagagggagcagggggagagagggagcagggggaagagagtgaTGGACaggtatggggagagagggagcagggggaagagagatggacaggtatggggagagagggagcaggggagagagggagcaggggggaaGAGAGTGATGGACaggtatggggagagagggagcagggggagagagggagcagggggaagagagatggacaggtatggggagagagggagcagggggagagagggagcagggggaagagagtgaTGGACaggtatggggagagagggagcagggggagagagggagcagggggaagagagatggacaggtatggggagagagggagcagggggagagagggagcagggggaagagagtgaTGGACaggtatggggagagagggagcagggggagagagggagcagggggaagagagtgaTGGACaggtatggggagagagggagcaggtggCAGCGAGTAtgggaatgggagggagggagggagggaggagggagggagggaaagaaagaggacGACATGGAGGAAATATATATATTCCCCTTTTACCAGATGAGGTATTTAGGGTGATCTTGATACTGTAGGATATATTGAAGGATGTATGTATATAGTTGACTGAGATACTGtaggaattgtgtgtgtgtgtgtgtgcgcgcatgcgcAGGTAGGGATGGAGAATGTTAGACAGAGCCATGTAAAAGAGAGAGTTTGGCCCTTGAGGTTTCAACCAAAAAGCAGCAATCTTCTGAGATGTCGCATAACTCTATGGCAGACATATTGACAGAATCATAAACCAAGTTCACTAGTATAACTGACAGAATCATAAACCAAGTTCACTAGTATAACTGACAGAATCATAAACCAAGTTCACTAGTATAACTGACAGAATCATAAACCAAGTTCACTAGTATAACTGACAGAATCATAAACCAAGTTCACTAGTATAACTGACAGAATCATAAACCAAGTTCACTAGTATAACTGACAGAATCATAAACCAAGTTCACtagtatataactgacagaatcATAAACCAAGTTCACTAGTATAACTGACAATCATAAACCAAGTTCACTAGTATAACTGACAGAATCATAAACCAAGTTCACtagtatataactgacagaatcATAAACCAAGTTCACTAGTATAACTGACAGAATCATAAAAAAAGTTCACTAGTATAACTGACAGAATCATAAACCAAGTT includes:
- the dync1li1 gene encoding cytoplasmic dynein 1 light intermediate chain 1 isoform X3; translated protein: MAASGRSTLLSSNNSGLNSTAEQPNTEDEDGQDLWSAILSEVSTHSRSKLPSGKNVLVMGEVGSGKTTLVAKLQGVEDFLKGRGLEYLYFSVHDDDIDDQTRCNAWVLDGDLYHKGLQSVAVQREALGDSLLLITVDLSRPWVAMESLQKWAAVAREHIDKLRVPPETLRELENRMARQFQEYVDPGWEESAPQRRSEEEENVLLPLGENTLTHNLGLPMVVVCTKCDAISTLEKEYDYKDEHLDFIQSYIRRFCLQYGASLLYTSVKEMKNVDVLYKYLVHRLYGFPFHYPAQLVEKDTVFIPSGWDNENKISILHENFQTLKLDDIFEEVIVKPPVRKFVHEKEIQAEDDQVFLLKLQSLLSKQPPASAGRPGESSSSRGPSGSPRTSNRSAAANVANTMPQSAGQTSEGVLANFFNSLLTKKAGASPPGNSTPGTVRKSGSKLGLSDVQAELDRISCRENDETNNSNTNNPNPSTETNEEQT
- the dync1li1 gene encoding cytoplasmic dynein 1 light intermediate chain 1 isoform X4; the encoded protein is MAASGRSTLLSSNNSGLNSTAEQPNTEDEDGQDLWSAILSEVSTHSRSKLPSGKNVLVMGEVGSGKTTLVAKLQGVEDFLKGRGLEYLYFSVHDDDIDDQTRCNAWVLDGDLYHKGLQSVAVQREALGDSLLLITVDLSRPWVAMESLQKWAAVAREHIDKLRVPPETLRELENRMARQFQEYVDPGWEESAPQRRSEEEENVLLPLGENTLTHNLGLPMVVVCTKCDAISTLEKEYDYKDEHLDFIQSYIRRFCLQYGASLLYTSVKEMKNVDVLYKYLVHRLYGFPFHYPAQLVEKDTVFIPSGWDNENKISILHENFQTLKLDDIFEEVIVKPPVRKFVHEKEIQAEDDQVFLLKLQSLLSKQPPASAGRPGESSSSRGPSGSPRTSNRSAAANVANTMPQSGQTSEGVLANFFNSLLTKKAGASPPGNSTPGTVRKSGSKLGLSDVQAELDRISCRENDETNNSNTNNPNPSTETNEEQT
- the dync1li1 gene encoding cytoplasmic dynein 1 light intermediate chain 1 isoform X1 codes for the protein MAASGRSTLLSSNNSGLNSTAEQPNTEDEDGQDLWSAILSEVSTHSRSKLPSGKNVLVMGEVGSGKTTLVAKLQGVEDFLKGRGLEYLYFSVHDDDIDDQTRCNAWVLDGDLYHKGLQSVAVQREALGDSLLLITVDLSRPWVAMESLQKWAAVAREHIDKLRVPPETLRELENRMARQFQEYVDPGWEESAPQRRSEEEENVLLPLGENTLTHNLGLPMVVVCTKVRTHNLGLPMVVVCTKVRTHNLGLPMVVVCTKVRTHNLGLPMVVVCTKVRTHNLGLPMVVVCTKVRTHNLGLPMVVVCTKVRTHNLGLPMVVVCTKCDAISTLEKEYDYKDEHLDFIQSYIRRFCLQYGASLLYTSVKEMKNVDVLYKYLVHRLYGFPFHYPAQLVEKDTVFIPSGWDNENKISILHENFQTLKLDDIFEEVIVKPPVRKFVHEKEIQAEDDQVFLLKLQSLLSKQPPASAGRPGESSSSRGPSGSPRTSNRSAAANVANTMPQSAGQTSEGVLANFFNSLLTKKAGASPPGNSTPGTVRKSGSKLGLSDVQAELDRISCRENDETNNSNTNNPNPSTETNEEQT
- the dync1li1 gene encoding cytoplasmic dynein 1 light intermediate chain 1 isoform X2; its protein translation is MAASGRSTLLSSNNSGLNSTAEQPNTEDEDGQDLWSAILSEVSTHSRSKLPSGKNVLVMGEVGSGKTTLVAKLQGVEDFLKGRGLEYLYFSVHDDDIDDQTRCNAWVLDGDLYHKGLQSVAVQREALGDSLLLITVDLSRPWVAMESLQKWAAVAREHIDKLRVPPETLRELENRMARQFQEYVDPGWEESAPQRRSEEEENVLLPLGENTLTHNLGLPMVVVCTKVRTHNLGLPMVVVCTKVRTHNLGLPMVVVCTKVRTHNLGLPMVVVCTKVRTHNLGLPMVVVCTKVRTHNLGLPMVVVCTKVRTHNLGLPMVVVCTKCDAISTLEKEYDYKDEHLDFIQSYIRRFCLQYGASLLYTSVKEMKNVDVLYKYLVHRLYGFPFHYPAQLVEKDTVFIPSGWDNENKISILHENFQTLKLDDIFEEVIVKPPVRKFVHEKEIQAEDDQVFLLKLQSLLSKQPPASAGRPGESSSSRGPSGSPRTSNRSAAANVANTMPQSGQTSEGVLANFFNSLLTKKAGASPPGNSTPGTVRKSGSKLGLSDVQAELDRISCRENDETNNSNTNNPNPSTETNEEQT